The following are from one region of the Rhipicephalus microplus isolate Deutch F79 chromosome 1, USDA_Rmic, whole genome shotgun sequence genome:
- the LOC142765791 gene encoding uncharacterized protein LOC142765791: protein MSAVFADQLKKVLTSWEGPQVRTAGGHVITPKGRCTARVDMEGHTYPTVFVVQDQCSQNVILGADFLSANKAIIDLQAQTITLSPDTGVTRNPSPALSAELMILDEHVTMPPRSSAVIPEGADCCICAEGLVEANQSLLFEKGLAIARGIVHIVEGTVSVLITNFCSEYRHLAKGTTVALFETIPDISDVLTIDDTLHPRTHDVFFNVNPALPLERHERLRKLLYSYQDCFATSPKIRQTTLVKHRIITDENVQPSHQSPYRVSMKEREAIRKQVQEMLHDNIIEPSQSPLASPVMIVKKRDGTPRFCVDYRRLNKLKFLGHVVSSAGVLPDPEKTAAVRDFPQPREKKSLRSFL, encoded by the exons ATGAGTGCGGTGTTCGCCGACCAGTTGAAGAAGGTGCTGACTTCGTGGGAAGGCCCGCAGGTACGAACAGCAGGCGGTCACGTCATAACACCAAAGGGAAGATGCACAGCTCGTGTGGATATGGAAGGGCATACGTACCCTACTGTTTTCGTCGTCCAGGACCAGTGCTCTCAGAACGTCATTCTCGGTGCGGACTTCCTTTCGGCAAACAAAGCAATCATAGATCTTCAAGCGCAAACAATCACCCTGTCACCAGATACGGGCGTCACGCGAAATCCAAGTCCTGCATTATCAGCAGAGCTAATGATTCTCGACGAGCACGTCACTATGCCACCACGCTCGAGTGCTGTCATCCCCGAGGGCGCTGACTGCTGCATCTGCGCGGAAGGTTTGGTCGAGGCCAACCAGAGTTTGCTCTTTGAAAAAGGTTTGGCTATCGCCAGAGGAATCGTTCACATCGTTGAAGGAACCGTCAGTGTACTAATCACTAATTTCTGCTCGGAATATCGTCACCTTGCAAAGGGCACCACTGTGGCACTATTCGAGACCATCCCGGACATAAGCGATGTACTCACGATCGACGACACACTCCATCCTCGTACACAcgacgtgttctttaacgtgaatccGGCGTTGCCCCTGGAAAGACATGAAAGGCTGCGGAAACTGCTCTATAGCTACCAGGATTGTTTCGCCACGTCACCCAAGATCCGCCAGACAACGCTTgtaaaacatcgcatcataactgatgaaaatgtgcaaccAAGTCATCAATCGCCGTACCGTGTGTCCATGAAAGAGCGCGAGGCAATCCGGAAACAGGTACaagaaatgcttcatgacaacATCATTGAGCCCTCCCAAAGCCCGTTGGCTTCCCCTGTAATGATCGTGAAAAAACGGGACGGCACTccaagattctgcgtcgactatcgccgactcaaTAAG ctgaagttccttggtcacgtcgtcagttcTGCCGGCGTTCTACCAGACCCAGAGAAGACAGCTGCAGTTCGAGACTTCCCGCAGCCCCGCGAAAAGAAGAGCCTCCGAAGCTTCCTCTGA